A region of Myxococcus stipitatus DSM 14675 DNA encodes the following proteins:
- a CDS encoding Ig-like domain-containing protein yields MATLVSMGCGDVPEEEQAQAPREERSALVVGAPTVTLDSPSGGSFLRGAVTLAATASDDLGVSRVDFFSGTTLIGSSNLPPYSLSWDTTTGTSGTHSLTAQAFDADGNSGTSTPVSVMVDNFLPILLSGSPKYNPQTQNYVRGNISVGWVATDQNLSGIALTEFFQDGVLLATQPGHSTPDYTFPWDTRVLANRTYSLMLRATDNAGNVQTLTRQLIVDNALPTSVLTAPANGAVVSGIVTLSAFASDSQALIYVAFEVDGVLLTPFVGTAPFNKTWDSTGKSGTHVIVAIAYDRAGNSRRSNPVTVTVP; encoded by the coding sequence GTGGCGACCTTGGTGTCCATGGGTTGTGGTGATGTCCCCGAGGAGGAGCAGGCACAGGCTCCGCGAGAGGAGCGCTCCGCCCTCGTGGTCGGCGCGCCCACGGTGACGCTCGACTCGCCGAGCGGAGGCAGCTTCCTGAGGGGCGCCGTCACCCTGGCGGCGACGGCCTCTGACGACCTGGGAGTGTCCCGCGTGGACTTCTTCTCGGGCACGACGCTCATCGGCTCCTCCAACCTGCCGCCCTACAGCCTGAGCTGGGACACGACGACGGGCACCTCCGGCACGCACTCGCTGACGGCCCAGGCCTTCGACGCGGATGGCAACTCCGGTACGTCCACCCCCGTGAGCGTCATGGTGGACAACTTCCTGCCCATCCTCCTGAGCGGCTCGCCGAAGTACAATCCCCAGACGCAGAACTACGTGAGGGGCAACATCTCCGTGGGCTGGGTTGCCACGGACCAGAACCTCTCCGGCATCGCGCTGACGGAGTTCTTCCAGGACGGCGTCCTGCTCGCCACGCAGCCGGGCCACTCGACCCCGGACTACACCTTCCCGTGGGACACGCGGGTGCTGGCGAACCGCACCTATTCGCTGATGCTCCGCGCGACGGACAACGCGGGCAACGTGCAGACCCTCACGCGCCAGCTGATTGTCGACAACGCGCTGCCCACGTCGGTGCTGACCGCTCCGGCCAACGGCGCGGTGGTCTCCGGGATCGTCACCCTGTCCGCGTTCGCGAGCGACAGCCAGGCGCTCATCTACGTCGCGTTCGAGGTCGACGGCGTCCTCCTGACGCCCTTCGTCGGGACGGCGCCGTTCAACAAGACCTGGGACTCCACGGGCAAGTCCGGGACGCATGTGATTGTCGCCATCGCGTATGACCGCGCGGGCAACAGCAGGCGCAGCAACCCTGTCACGGTCACCGTGCCCTGA
- a CDS encoding class I SAM-dependent methyltransferase, with product MSEQFDHIGSKYEEFKTKTPLPIPERHTFQRLVGNLGGKRVLDLACGSGHYSRFLKALGAEWVEGVDISPEMIQLAREFEQKQPVGLRYHVMDARELSRLGDYDLVTSVYLLNYAQTREELRSMCRGAIANLKPGGRFVSVTANPGFDMHRSNFTAYGVEVLSETFEHGRHHCRALFLTEPPTPFEYFRWSTDAYESAFAEAGFRNVAWHPIDIPQEAIDRFGEDFWRDYRENSLIIALSGQKAATR from the coding sequence ATGTCCGAGCAATTCGACCACATCGGTAGCAAGTATGAAGAGTTCAAGACGAAGACTCCGCTGCCCATTCCGGAGCGTCACACCTTCCAGCGACTGGTCGGGAACCTCGGCGGCAAGCGGGTCCTGGACCTCGCCTGTGGCAGCGGGCACTACTCGCGGTTCCTGAAGGCACTCGGCGCCGAGTGGGTGGAGGGCGTGGACATCTCCCCCGAGATGATTCAGCTCGCGCGGGAGTTCGAGCAGAAGCAGCCCGTGGGGCTGCGCTACCACGTGATGGATGCACGGGAGCTCTCGCGGCTGGGGGACTACGACCTGGTCACCTCCGTGTATCTCTTGAACTACGCCCAGACACGCGAGGAGCTGCGGAGCATGTGCCGGGGCGCCATCGCCAACCTCAAGCCCGGAGGGCGCTTCGTCTCGGTGACGGCCAACCCCGGCTTCGACATGCACCGCTCCAACTTCACCGCGTACGGCGTCGAGGTCCTCAGCGAGACCTTCGAGCACGGACGCCACCACTGCCGCGCCCTCTTCCTGACCGAGCCCCCCACGCCCTTCGAGTACTTCCGCTGGTCCACCGACGCGTACGAGTCCGCCTTCGCGGAAGCCGGCTTCCGGAACGTCGCCTGGCACCCCATCGATATTCCCCAGGAGGCCATCGACCGGTTCGGCGAGGACTTCTGGCGGGACTACCGGGAGAACTCGCTCATCATCGCGCTGAGCGGTCAGAAGGCAGCGACTCGATGA
- a CDS encoding aminoglycoside adenylyltransferase family protein, producing MSTTVLDPESRAQVSQVVDLLPRLLGEGLVGLYLHGSALNGGLRPKSDVDLMVALSRPLAGGQREALVEHLLALSVDPRLGAPGRPLEVTVVVLDEVKPWRHPAKRELQFGEWLHDDFVAKRMDSPVIDPDLTLLLTMVRQHGVALWGPPPAEVFDPVPSADVERALAETVAQWTGEDTWRGEEKHILLALARIWMTRVQGGFFPKDVAAAWALERLPPAHRPALESARAAYVGEREVEWSELAEEVGACIRFMKALIESLPSDRSAR from the coding sequence ATGAGCACCACCGTGTTGGACCCGGAATCGCGGGCCCAGGTCTCCCAGGTCGTCGACCTGCTTCCCCGTCTGCTCGGGGAGGGCCTCGTGGGCCTGTACCTCCATGGCTCGGCCTTGAATGGCGGCCTGCGGCCGAAGAGTGACGTGGACCTGATGGTGGCCCTCTCCCGCCCCCTGGCAGGCGGCCAGAGGGAGGCGCTGGTCGAGCACCTCCTGGCCCTCTCGGTCGACCCGAGGCTCGGGGCGCCAGGCCGGCCGCTCGAGGTGACGGTGGTCGTCCTGGACGAGGTCAAGCCGTGGAGGCATCCGGCGAAGCGCGAGCTCCAGTTCGGCGAGTGGCTGCATGACGACTTCGTGGCGAAGCGGATGGACTCGCCCGTCATCGACCCGGACCTCACGCTCCTGCTCACCATGGTGAGGCAGCACGGCGTCGCGCTGTGGGGCCCGCCGCCGGCGGAGGTCTTCGACCCGGTTCCCTCGGCCGATGTCGAACGCGCGCTCGCGGAGACGGTGGCGCAGTGGACGGGCGAGGACACGTGGCGGGGAGAGGAGAAGCACATCCTGCTGGCCCTGGCGCGCATCTGGATGACGCGCGTTCAGGGCGGCTTCTTCCCCAAGGACGTCGCGGCGGCGTGGGCGCTGGAGCGGCTGCCGCCCGCGCATCGTCCCGCGCTGGAGTCCGCGCGAGCCGCCTACGTCGGTGAGCGCGAGGTCGAGTGGTCGGAGCTCGCCGAGGAGGTGGGGGCCTGCATCCGCTTCATGAAGGCCCTCATCGAGTCGCTGCCTTCTGACCGCTCAGCGCGATGA
- a CDS encoding alpha/beta hydrolase yields the protein MTRLLSLCLLLLSASVARASAGPETSLDVRGADGERIPTRVLEPEGAAKNPPVAVLLHGLTRRKEDWLSEEGPTHGGVLKDELLRAGYRVYLLDARRHGERSTPEAKPGALAKLAHKGEPAGYIAMIADTVRDAHAVLDAVLEKRKPPRVLVAGYSMGGQVGILLAAREPRVTHLVTMVPPHIDPSMEEIAPSKHVAKVQQEWLLLTANQDDFSPVADSRALFEASPSRLKTHKTFESGHVLPREYLEEVRRWLKEERKAPARAR from the coding sequence ATGACCCGACTGCTCTCGCTGTGTCTGCTGTTGTTGTCTGCTTCCGTGGCCCGCGCCTCCGCGGGCCCGGAGACCTCGTTGGACGTTCGTGGCGCGGATGGCGAGCGAATCCCCACGCGCGTGCTGGAGCCCGAGGGGGCCGCGAAGAATCCCCCCGTCGCCGTGCTCCTGCACGGCCTCACCCGCCGCAAGGAGGACTGGCTTTCGGAAGAGGGACCGACCCATGGCGGCGTGCTGAAGGACGAGCTGCTGCGTGCGGGCTATCGCGTCTATCTCCTCGATGCGCGGCGCCACGGTGAGCGCTCGACGCCGGAGGCGAAGCCCGGGGCGCTCGCGAAGTTGGCCCACAAGGGAGAGCCCGCGGGCTACATCGCGATGATTGCCGACACCGTGCGGGATGCCCACGCGGTGCTCGACGCCGTGCTCGAGAAGCGCAAGCCGCCGCGAGTGCTCGTCGCGGGGTACAGCATGGGAGGCCAGGTGGGCATCCTGCTGGCGGCCCGGGAGCCTCGTGTCACGCACCTCGTGACGATGGTCCCTCCGCACATCGACCCGTCGATGGAGGAGATTGCGCCCTCGAAGCACGTGGCGAAGGTCCAGCAGGAGTGGCTGCTGCTGACGGCGAACCAGGACGACTTCTCGCCCGTCGCGGACAGCCGCGCGCTCTTCGAGGCCTCGCCGTCCCGGCTCAAGACGCACAAGACCTTCGAGAGCGGGCACGTCCTCCCACGGGAGTACCTGGAGGAGGTCCGCCGCTGGCTGAAGGAGGAGCGCAAGGCTCCGGCGCGAGCGCGGTGA
- a CDS encoding response regulator transcription factor produces MRVLVVEDNRDLQANIARFLGTDFQLDFAATGPQGLTLALGNEYDVIVLDLMLPGMSGIELCQRYRQLAPRLVPILMLTARDTLEDKEEGFRAGADDYLVKPFSLRELRMRLEALARRPVPPSGRKLSAGSLTLEPDTGLLRRGERSARLNRTEALILRLLMEAAPEPVSTATLAHHLWGDDAPESSALRTHVYALRGALAELGLSACITTRRNEGYSLDARED; encoded by the coding sequence ATGCGAGTGCTCGTCGTCGAAGACAATCGCGACCTCCAGGCCAACATCGCGAGGTTCCTGGGGACGGACTTCCAGTTGGACTTCGCCGCCACGGGGCCCCAGGGGCTCACGCTCGCGCTGGGGAACGAGTACGACGTCATCGTGCTCGACCTGATGCTGCCGGGCATGAGCGGCATCGAGCTGTGTCAGCGCTACCGGCAGCTCGCGCCCCGTCTGGTGCCCATCCTCATGCTGACCGCGCGAGACACCCTCGAGGACAAGGAGGAGGGCTTCCGCGCGGGCGCGGATGACTACCTCGTCAAGCCGTTCTCGCTGCGGGAGTTGCGGATGCGGCTGGAGGCCCTGGCTCGACGCCCTGTTCCTCCGAGCGGGCGGAAGCTGAGCGCGGGGTCCCTCACGCTGGAGCCCGACACGGGACTCCTCCGACGGGGAGAGCGCAGCGCCCGCCTCAACCGGACCGAGGCGCTCATCTTGAGGCTGCTGATGGAGGCCGCGCCCGAGCCCGTGTCCACGGCCACGCTGGCGCACCACCTCTGGGGCGATGACGCACCGGAGTCCAGCGCCCTGCGCACCCACGTCTATGCGCTGCGCGGCGCGCTCGCGGAGCTGGGCCTGAGCGCCTGCATCACCACCCGCCGCAACGAGGGATACAGCCTGGATGCGCGCGAAGACTAG
- a CDS encoding sensor histidine kinase translates to MRAKTRSVRGLLLGAMAMSAALALLLMGAFFTLFSYDLEDVILGRVVATEANRQAAEQGPSGQSIPLGMTTYVGHESLPPWLAEALPVELPRREREVRAPGHGLFHVAVRPDPSGGPTRYVVFDTTELASTTRHLRTTAGLLLASALLALLGAAVLSHVVARRLSRPLEALVAQVQSDTPPRAEGLGVSEVRALADALCARDARIRELLERERAFNRDASHELRTPLSVARGAVEILELDPPKDAETFGRLRQAVHHMVLLTEGILWLARTGPSEESCKLVSISREMVAVYGDHLTQGSVAVIIEAEAEVLAPLPGSVARVMLGNLIKNALAYTSEGRIDIRITPEDWSICDTGVGFGRVEPERTGFGIGLSLVERLARRFAWEMSITALEPHGTKVRLTWPSQPVT, encoded by the coding sequence ATGCGCGCGAAGACTAGGTCGGTCCGCGGTCTCCTCCTCGGCGCCATGGCGATGTCCGCGGCGCTGGCACTCCTGCTGATGGGGGCGTTCTTCACGCTCTTCAGCTACGACCTGGAGGACGTCATCCTCGGGCGCGTCGTGGCCACGGAGGCGAACCGACAGGCCGCCGAGCAGGGCCCCTCGGGACAGAGCATCCCGCTGGGGATGACGACCTACGTGGGGCACGAGAGCCTCCCGCCCTGGCTCGCGGAGGCGCTGCCGGTGGAGCTGCCTCGTCGCGAGCGGGAGGTGCGCGCCCCGGGCCACGGGCTCTTTCATGTCGCCGTGCGGCCCGACCCTTCTGGGGGACCCACGCGCTACGTGGTCTTCGACACGACGGAGCTTGCGAGCACGACCCGCCACTTGCGAACGACCGCCGGGTTGCTGCTGGCCAGTGCACTGCTGGCCCTGCTGGGGGCCGCGGTGCTCTCACACGTCGTTGCCCGGCGGCTCAGCCGTCCCCTGGAGGCGCTGGTGGCGCAAGTCCAGTCGGACACGCCGCCTCGGGCGGAAGGGCTCGGGGTCAGCGAGGTGCGCGCCCTGGCTGATGCCTTGTGCGCTCGAGATGCGCGCATCCGAGAACTGCTGGAGCGGGAGCGGGCGTTCAACCGGGACGCGAGCCATGAGCTGCGCACACCCCTCTCCGTGGCGCGAGGCGCGGTGGAGATCCTGGAGCTGGACCCGCCGAAGGACGCGGAGACCTTCGGCCGCCTGCGACAGGCCGTGCATCACATGGTCCTGCTGACGGAGGGCATCCTCTGGCTCGCGCGGACGGGCCCCTCCGAGGAGTCCTGCAAGCTCGTGAGCATCTCGCGCGAGATGGTCGCGGTGTACGGCGACCACCTCACCCAAGGGAGCGTGGCGGTCATCATCGAAGCGGAAGCGGAGGTCCTCGCGCCGCTGCCTGGCTCGGTGGCGCGAGTGATGCTGGGCAACCTCATCAAGAACGCGCTCGCCTACACGAGCGAGGGCCGCATCGACATCCGCATCACGCCCGAGGACTGGAGCATCTGCGACACAGGCGTGGGCTTCGGCCGGGTGGAGCCGGAGCGCACGGGGTTCGGCATCGGGCTGTCGCTCGTGGAGCGACTGGCGCGGCGCTTCGCCTGGGAGATGTCCATCACCGCCCTGGAGCCGCACGGAACGAAGGTGCGGCTCACCTGGCCCTCCCAGCCCGTCACATGA
- a CDS encoding DUF2490 domain-containing protein codes for MRSRTLLALVGLLLVVPASAVEARPVSSEAQLWYTVSAQGNISESFLYYLEAQPRVSEQDGRVIFRSAAGVRVLQDLSFWLGYAWVPIWNWEEHPALRQGESRLFQQLFLTPRFGELKTTLRARVEQRFLPGTTEVSHRARLMLRGAHPLAESRLSLVIWDEAFFHLNTVDGGPQRGFDTNRAFVGVSWKLGAHSAIEVGYLNAYVRRPSAQTDQLIHALAVSTPFNFM; via the coding sequence ATGCGTTCGCGGACCTTGCTTGCTCTCGTTGGATTGCTCCTGGTGGTTCCCGCCAGCGCCGTGGAGGCGCGGCCCGTCAGCTCGGAGGCACAGCTCTGGTACACGGTGTCGGCACAGGGGAACATCTCCGAGTCGTTCCTGTACTACCTGGAGGCCCAGCCGCGTGTCAGTGAACAGGACGGCCGCGTCATCTTCCGCTCGGCGGCGGGCGTCCGAGTGCTCCAGGACCTGTCGTTCTGGCTGGGCTACGCCTGGGTTCCCATCTGGAACTGGGAGGAGCACCCCGCGCTGCGCCAGGGGGAGAGCCGGTTGTTCCAGCAGCTCTTCCTCACGCCCCGGTTCGGAGAGCTGAAGACCACCCTCCGCGCACGGGTGGAGCAGCGCTTTCTTCCCGGCACCACGGAGGTCTCGCATCGGGCGCGGCTGATGCTGAGAGGCGCGCACCCGCTGGCGGAGTCACGCCTGTCCCTGGTCATCTGGGACGAGGCCTTCTTCCACCTCAACACGGTGGACGGAGGCCCCCAGCGAGGCTTCGACACGAACCGCGCCTTCGTGGGCGTGAGCTGGAAGCTGGGGGCTCACAGTGCCATCGAGGTCGGCTATCTCAACGCCTATGTCCGCAGGCCGTCCGCGCAGACCGACCAGCTCATCCACGCGCTGGCCGTGTCCACGCCGTTCAACTTCATGTGA
- a CDS encoding serine hydrolase domain-containing protein, whose product MSLRSRLSWLVPLLLVGCGTDVPESQFQDTSPPSSHSETLSAEDLSRVSTGDPLQQLLEAEHAAGMPGAFAEVWEGTQVWRGAVGVADVETGRPMRPGFRHRVGSLTKSFVSTAVLQLVGEGRIQLDAPIGASLPDVVPGELGTLVTVRMLLNHTSGLGDYPDAILVTPEDFESVRRRTFTPRELVAYGLALPPTDVPGKRYSYSNTNYILAGLLIERVTGRSLEDVVERRILRPLGLHDTYFPGTRMHVRGAHSKAYVPWADGTLRDFSVYNMSWGWAAGALVSTPRDINRFYQALLGGRLLAPAQLAEMLTPVLTHPKAGYGLGLSYSVLDCGPVWGHTGGLLGHRTFTFHRADGSRRVTLAENLTRYETPGQPHPINQARTRFIVTALCGPSAASSLEE is encoded by the coding sequence GTGTCACTTCGCTCTCGTCTGTCCTGGCTGGTCCCCCTGTTGCTGGTGGGTTGCGGTACCGATGTCCCTGAATCCCAATTCCAAGACACTTCACCACCGTCGTCCCATTCCGAGACACTCTCCGCCGAAGACCTCTCACGTGTCAGCACGGGGGACCCGCTCCAGCAGTTGCTCGAAGCCGAGCATGCCGCTGGGATGCCGGGGGCCTTCGCGGAGGTGTGGGAGGGGACTCAGGTCTGGCGGGGCGCGGTGGGCGTCGCGGATGTCGAGACCGGCCGTCCCATGCGGCCGGGGTTCCGGCACCGCGTGGGCAGTCTCACCAAGAGCTTCGTGTCGACCGCCGTGTTGCAGCTCGTGGGGGAGGGGCGGATTCAGCTGGATGCCCCCATCGGGGCCTCTCTGCCGGACGTCGTCCCCGGAGAGCTCGGGACGCTTGTCACGGTCCGGATGCTGCTCAATCACACCAGCGGGTTGGGGGACTATCCCGACGCGATTCTCGTCACGCCCGAGGACTTCGAGAGCGTGCGTCGCCGGACCTTCACGCCTCGGGAATTGGTGGCCTACGGACTGGCCCTGCCTCCGACGGACGTGCCCGGGAAGCGCTACTCCTACTCGAACACGAACTACATCCTCGCGGGGTTGCTCATCGAGCGCGTCACGGGCCGCTCTCTCGAGGACGTGGTGGAGCGGCGCATCCTGCGGCCCTTGGGATTGCACGACACGTACTTCCCAGGAACGCGCATGCATGTCCGAGGCGCCCACTCCAAGGCGTACGTCCCATGGGCGGACGGGACGCTGCGGGACTTCAGCGTCTACAACATGTCGTGGGGCTGGGCGGCGGGCGCGCTGGTGTCGACTCCGCGGGACATCAATCGCTTCTACCAGGCGCTGCTCGGGGGCCGGCTGTTGGCGCCGGCCCAGCTCGCGGAGATGCTGACGCCCGTGCTGACCCACCCGAAGGCGGGCTACGGCCTCGGGCTCTCGTATTCGGTGCTCGACTGCGGGCCCGTCTGGGGACACACGGGCGGGTTGCTCGGGCACAGGACCTTCACGTTCCACCGGGCGGACGGCAGCCGTCGTGTCACGCTGGCGGAGAACCTGACCCGCTACGAGACCCCCGGCCAGCCGCACCCCATCAACCAGGCGCGCACCCGGTTCATCGTGACGGCGTTGTGTGGACCCTCCGCCGCATCCTCGCTGGAGGAGTGA
- a CDS encoding protealysin inhibitor emfourin, translating into MAPSGVRLQLSQQGGLAAFPGLARPRSVELDALPAEEARALEDSLRAARFLELPPVVGSATRGADQRRYTLTVEEAGRRHTVQVVEPVEDSHLRELLSRVKSATRRRGG; encoded by the coding sequence ATGGCGCCGAGCGGTGTTCGTCTCCAGCTCTCACAGCAAGGGGGGCTCGCGGCCTTCCCGGGACTCGCGCGGCCCCGGAGCGTGGAGCTGGATGCGCTCCCCGCCGAGGAGGCGCGGGCACTCGAGGACAGCCTGCGCGCCGCGCGCTTCCTCGAGCTTCCGCCCGTGGTGGGCTCCGCCACGCGAGGCGCGGACCAGCGCCGCTACACGCTCACCGTGGAGGAGGCGGGGCGCCGCCACACGGTCCAGGTGGTGGAGCCCGTGGAGGATTCCCATTTGCGGGAGCTCTTGTCTCGCGTGAAGAGCGCCACACGCCGACGGGGTGGCTGA
- a CDS encoding M4 family metallopeptidase: protein MKTRIARHVHSIHCILPPYLLRSIAENGTPQQRVKALRTVATDSTFRALRFAGGRVAAAPAVRRVPAMVVESQRQRAIYDLKGEEAFPGTLVRTEGQGACGDLAADEAYDGLGATYDFFWDVLGRDSIDGDGMSLQAYVHYGKDYDNAFWDGRRMVFGDGDGELFNRFTIALDVIAHELSHGVTESEGPLWYFRQAGALNESLSDVFGSLVKQRLLGQTADQADWLIGAGLLAEAVEGKALRSMKEPGTAFDDDVLGKDPQPGHMRDYVTTWEDNGGVHINSGIPNRAFYLVAMNLGGRAWERAGRIWYESLRDPRIVPDTSFSDFARITVMAATRLYGTGEEEGAVKQAWEEVGIRVSRDRVSVPQWGLGTDGMQQPGA from the coding sequence ATGAAGACGCGCATCGCGCGACATGTTCATTCCATTCACTGCATCCTGCCGCCCTATCTGCTGCGCTCCATCGCCGAGAATGGAACGCCGCAGCAGCGCGTGAAGGCGCTGCGCACCGTCGCCACGGACAGCACCTTCCGAGCGCTGCGCTTCGCGGGGGGAAGGGTGGCCGCCGCCCCCGCCGTCCGCCGCGTGCCGGCGATGGTGGTGGAGTCCCAGCGGCAGCGCGCCATCTACGACTTGAAGGGCGAGGAGGCCTTCCCGGGAACGCTGGTGCGCACGGAGGGGCAGGGGGCGTGCGGGGACCTCGCCGCGGACGAGGCGTATGACGGCCTGGGGGCGACGTATGACTTCTTCTGGGACGTCCTGGGCCGTGACTCCATCGACGGGGATGGGATGTCATTGCAGGCCTACGTCCACTACGGGAAGGACTACGACAACGCCTTCTGGGATGGCCGCCGCATGGTGTTCGGCGATGGAGACGGGGAGCTGTTCAACCGGTTCACCATCGCGCTGGATGTCATCGCGCACGAGCTGTCCCACGGCGTGACGGAGTCCGAGGGCCCGCTGTGGTACTTCCGCCAGGCGGGAGCGCTGAACGAGTCGCTCTCGGATGTCTTCGGCTCGCTGGTGAAGCAGCGGCTGCTCGGGCAGACGGCGGACCAGGCGGACTGGCTCATCGGCGCGGGGCTGCTGGCGGAGGCCGTCGAGGGCAAGGCCCTTCGCTCGATGAAGGAGCCGGGGACCGCGTTCGACGACGACGTGCTGGGCAAGGACCCGCAGCCGGGCCACATGCGCGACTACGTGACGACGTGGGAGGACAACGGCGGCGTGCACATCAACTCCGGCATCCCGAACCGGGCCTTCTACCTGGTGGCCATGAACCTGGGCGGCCGCGCGTGGGAGCGGGCGGGACGCATCTGGTACGAGAGCCTGAGAGACCCTCGCATCGTCCCGGACACGAGCTTCTCCGACTTCGCGCGCATCACCGTCATGGCCGCGACGCGGCTGTACGGCACGGGCGAGGAGGAGGGCGCGGTGAAGCAGGCCTGGGAAGAGGTGGGCATCCGCGTCTCGCGAGACCGGGTGTCGGTGCCTCAGTGGGGCCTGGGCACGGATGGAATGCAGCAGCCCGGAGCGTGA
- a CDS encoding LysR family transcriptional regulator, with protein sequence MDLLLLRSFVTVVDTGNFTRAGERLHLTQSTVSQQVLRLEQSLGCRLLDRGPRHVVPTEEGERLLGYAQRLLRLADEAREALSPVHGDSALRLGVPEDLGGEALMPLLSRFSSERPRLRLEVESGLSHHLLRLYRAGELDLLLVKQWGADSDCHARWPEPLCWLDSAANPVTRKPGSEALPLVVFPVGALYRQEMIRAVEAQGRRWRVSYSSSSLASLGAAVRAGLGVSLLPAGSVQSGHRVLTEAEGFAPVGGLELVLHARSELDSTGRALRDRLVEACSRRAASQARAR encoded by the coding sequence ATGGACCTTCTCTTGCTGCGCAGCTTCGTCACCGTCGTGGACACGGGGAACTTCACGCGAGCGGGCGAGCGCCTGCACCTGACCCAGTCCACCGTGAGTCAGCAGGTCCTCCGGCTGGAGCAGAGCCTGGGGTGTCGCCTGCTCGACCGGGGCCCGCGCCATGTCGTGCCGACGGAGGAGGGGGAGCGGCTGCTGGGGTATGCCCAGCGGCTGCTGCGCCTGGCCGATGAAGCGCGCGAGGCGCTGAGCCCGGTGCACGGCGACAGCGCGCTGAGGCTGGGCGTGCCGGAGGACCTGGGCGGTGAGGCCCTGATGCCATTGCTCTCGCGCTTCTCCTCCGAGCGGCCTCGTCTGCGGCTGGAGGTGGAGAGTGGGCTGAGCCATCACCTGCTGCGCTTGTACCGCGCGGGCGAGCTGGACCTGTTGCTGGTCAAGCAGTGGGGAGCGGACAGCGATTGTCATGCGCGGTGGCCGGAGCCGCTGTGTTGGCTCGACAGCGCGGCGAACCCGGTGACGCGCAAGCCGGGCTCGGAAGCGCTGCCGCTCGTCGTGTTCCCGGTGGGGGCCTTGTACCGGCAGGAGATGATTCGGGCGGTGGAGGCCCAGGGACGCCGCTGGCGGGTGAGCTACTCCAGCTCGAGCCTCGCGAGTCTCGGCGCGGCGGTGCGCGCGGGGCTGGGCGTCAGCCTGCTGCCCGCGGGCAGCGTTCAGTCGGGGCACCGCGTGCTGACCGAGGCGGAGGGCTTTGCGCCCGTGGGAGGGCTCGAGCTCGTCCTCCATGCGCGCTCGGAGCTCGACAGCACGGGCCGCGCGCTGCGGGACCGGCTGGTGGAGGCGTGTTCCCGGCGCGCGGCGTCGCAGGCTCGCGCGAGGTAG
- a CDS encoding ankyrin repeat domain-containing protein, whose amino-acid sequence MSLTNLWAAFAAMVVMGCGAAAVASNPDSKDPKSAEQLLQAASKGDAAKVSELLKQGVPVDVRDASDSTPLLLATAGGHVEVARVLIQAGANVNLQNRQLDSAYLLAGARGELDILRLTLEAGANLKSTNRYGGTALIPACERGHVEVVRTLLQAGVDPNHINNLGWTGLLEAILLSDGGPRHQAIVRLLLDGGADVNLADRGGVTPLQHARERNQTAIAEMLVAAGGR is encoded by the coding sequence ATGTCACTGACGAACCTGTGGGCGGCCTTCGCCGCGATGGTCGTGATGGGCTGCGGTGCCGCGGCCGTCGCGAGCAACCCCGACTCCAAGGACCCCAAGAGCGCCGAGCAGCTCTTGCAGGCCGCGTCCAAAGGTGACGCCGCGAAGGTGTCCGAGCTGCTGAAGCAAGGCGTGCCAGTGGACGTGCGCGACGCGTCGGACAGCACGCCGCTGCTGCTGGCCACCGCGGGAGGCCACGTGGAGGTGGCCCGCGTCCTCATCCAGGCCGGCGCCAACGTGAATCTCCAGAATCGCCAGCTCGACAGCGCCTACCTGCTGGCGGGCGCGCGGGGCGAGCTGGACATCCTGCGCCTGACGCTCGAGGCGGGCGCCAACCTGAAGAGCACCAACCGCTATGGTGGCACGGCGCTGATTCCCGCGTGTGAGCGAGGCCACGTGGAGGTGGTGAGGACGCTGCTCCAGGCGGGCGTCGACCCCAACCACATCAACAACCTGGGCTGGACGGGCCTGCTCGAGGCCATCCTGTTGAGCGACGGAGGCCCGCGTCACCAGGCCATCGTGCGGCTGCTGCTCGACGGGGGCGCGGACGTCAACCTGGCGGACCGGGGTGGGGTCACGCCGCTCCAGCATGCCCGCGAGCGCAACCAGACGGCCATCGCCGAGATGCTGGTCGCCGCCGGAGGCCGATGA